A genomic window from Parcubacteria group bacterium includes:
- a CDS encoding YraN family protein produces the protein MIFWKKEQNKNLGFEGEEITAKFLREKGYKILNRNFKNYKGRQIGEIDIIAEKNKEIVFVEVKTRSLEKYEKTLPEENITRSKLNKLSKIANSYIKMNNLWDCPYHFDAVSVWLDRDSKNFKIKHIENIFI, from the coding sequence ATGATTTTTTGGAAAAAAGAACAAAACAAAAACTTAGGATTTGAAGGAGAAGAAATTACCGCTAAATTTCTCAGAGAAAAAGGATATAAAATATTGAATAGAAATTTCAAGAATTACAAGGGAAGGCAGATTGGAGAGATTGATATTATTGCTGAGAAAAACAAGGAAATAGTTTTTGTGGAGGTTAAAACCAGAAGCTTGGAAAAATACGAAAAAACACTTCCAGAAGAAAACATCACGCGAAGCAAGCTTAATAAGCTTAGCAAAATTGCCAATTCTTACATAAAAATGAATAATCTCTGGGATTGCCCATACCATTTTGACGCTGTTTCTGTCTGGCTTGACAGGGATTCGAAGAATTTCAAAATAAAACATATCGAAAATATTTTTATTTAA
- a CDS encoding TraR/DksA C4-type zinc finger protein: MISEELKKELKVKLGDEKAKLEKELGKIAKPTGTPGDYETQFNELGTDREDNATEIEEYSDNLAVETSLEESLKDINEALERIESETYGICENCKEEIDIERLKAYPAAKACIKCK, encoded by the coding sequence ATGATCAGTGAAGAATTGAAAAAAGAGTTAAAGGTAAAACTGGGAGACGAGAAAGCTAAGCTGGAAAAAGAGCTTGGAAAAATTGCTAAACCAACCGGGACTCCGGGGGATTACGAAACCCAATTTAATGAATTAGGGACAGACAGAGAAGACAACGCAACCGAGATTGAAGAATACTCAGATAATTTGGCTGTTGAAACTAGTCTGGAAGAGAGCCTAAAAGATATAAACGAAGCCTTGGAAAGAATAGAAAGTGAAACCTATGGAATATGTGAAAATTGCAAAGAAGAAATCGACATTGAACGGCTTAAAGCTTATCCAGCAGCTAAAGCTTGCATTAAGTGCAAATAA
- a CDS encoding signal peptidase II — MKLCSFIIFVVLVAIDQLSKYLIRQNGGFYICNFNISWSIPVSNYMFVGLWIILMLILFFLFLESAQIFSFQFSVFNKIPNLQSQTSNFSLVFILSGAISNIIDRIRYGCVIDFINLNFWPVFNLADIFIVLGIIFLLVKWKKI, encoded by the coding sequence ATGAAACTTTGCAGCTTCATTATATTTGTTGTTTTGGTTGCTATCGACCAACTTTCAAAATATTTAATCCGCCAAAATGGCGGATTTTATATTTGTAATTTCAATATTTCCTGGAGCATACCGGTTAGTAATTATATGTTTGTTGGCTTATGGATCATTCTAATGCTAATATTATTTTTTTTATTTTTAGAATCGGCTCAAATTTTCAGTTTTCAATTTTCAGTTTTCAATAAAATACCAAATCTCCAATCTCAAACCTCAAATTTTTCTTTGGTATTCATATTGTCAGGAGCAATTTCAAATATAATTGATCGGATTCGTTACGGATGCGTTATTGATTTCATTAATCTCAATTTTTGGCCAGTTTTTAATTTGGCGGATATTTTCATAGTCTTGGGCATAATTTTTTTATTAGTTAAATGGAAAAAAATATAG